A single Thermaerobacter sp. FW80 DNA region contains:
- a CDS encoding enoyl-CoA hydratase/isomerase family protein, whose amino-acid sequence MSAWWARYGRLRLAWAEPGILEVVLERPETLNSVDAETHSELTRIWRDLDEDPAVRVVLVRGAGKAFSAGGDFRLVEAIIQDPKTRVRVWKEARDLVYNVIDCSKPIVSAIEGPAVGAGLAVALLADISVAARSARLLDGHVRLGVAAGDHAAIIWPLLIGMAKAKYHLLLNEPLTGEQAERMGLVSLCVDDGQAREAALSIARRLAEGSPTALRWTKYALNNWLRWAGPIFDTSTALEFLGFTLPDAEEGLASLRAKRPPRFGSESPL is encoded by the coding sequence ATGTCGGCGTGGTGGGCGCGGTATGGACGGCTGCGGCTGGCCTGGGCGGAGCCCGGGATCCTCGAGGTGGTGCTCGAGCGGCCGGAGACCCTCAATTCGGTCGATGCCGAAACCCATTCGGAGCTGACCCGGATCTGGCGCGACCTGGACGAAGACCCCGCGGTGCGCGTGGTCCTGGTCCGGGGTGCCGGGAAGGCCTTTTCTGCCGGCGGCGACTTCCGCCTCGTGGAGGCCATCATCCAGGACCCGAAGACGCGGGTGCGGGTGTGGAAGGAGGCCCGCGACCTGGTCTACAACGTGATCGACTGCTCCAAGCCCATCGTCTCCGCCATCGAGGGCCCGGCGGTGGGCGCGGGTCTTGCCGTGGCGCTGCTCGCCGACATCTCCGTCGCGGCCCGCAGCGCCCGGCTGCTGGACGGCCACGTCCGCCTGGGCGTGGCCGCGGGCGACCACGCCGCCATCATCTGGCCGCTGCTGATCGGCATGGCCAAGGCCAAGTACCACCTGCTCCTCAACGAACCGCTGACGGGGGAGCAGGCCGAACGCATGGGCCTGGTGTCGCTCTGTGTCGACGACGGGCAGGCCCGGGAGGCCGCCCTGTCCATCGCCCGACGTCTGGCCGAGGGCAGCCCGACGGCCCTCCGCTGGACCAAGTACGCGCTCAACAACTGGTTGCGGTGGGCCGGCCCGATCTTCGACACGTCCACAGCCCTGGAGTTCTTGGGCTTCACGCTGCCGGACGCCGAAGAAGGGCTGGCCTCGCTGCGCGCCAAGCGGCCGCCGCGGTTCGGATCCGAGTCGCCGCTGTAG
- a CDS encoding LysM peptidoglycan-binding domain-containing protein translates to MLVGRAQVRWADRVTRGSVRSEGRGMRTNAAPTGKTEAFGPGGGGEGVDRLRRRAMQAPAVRRRRYRWRPTRRPAMVGLVLILLLLGALGRESEPSSTAPVPTPMAAARLARDAGPASRMDLAAGIAAAGAAAGGDEAAASPVRGLGAVDRVDGDGAVQVVVRPGDTLWEVAQRLGRPGRDPREGVAAIMEASGLSTAALRPGMVLTVPADWVGR, encoded by the coding sequence ATGCTGGTGGGTCGGGCGCAGGTGCGGTGGGCGGACCGGGTGACCCGGGGGTCGGTCCGTTCGGAGGGCCGGGGGATGCGGACGAACGCGGCGCCGACCGGCAAGACCGAGGCCTTCGGCCCCGGCGGTGGCGGAGAAGGCGTCGACCGCCTTCGCCGGCGCGCCATGCAAGCGCCGGCGGTACGGCGGCGTCGGTACCGCTGGCGGCCGACGCGGCGCCCGGCGATGGTCGGCCTGGTGCTGATCCTCCTGCTGCTCGGGGCGCTGGGGCGGGAGAGCGAGCCGTCCAGCACGGCGCCGGTGCCGACGCCGATGGCGGCGGCCCGACTCGCCCGAGACGCGGGGCCCGCGTCCCGGATGGACCTGGCTGCCGGCATCGCGGCTGCGGGAGCCGCAGCAGGCGGTGACGAGGCCGCGGCCTCGCCGGTTCGCGGCCTGGGGGCGGTGGATCGCGTGGACGGTGACGGGGCCGTGCAGGTGGTGGTTCGTCCCGGGGACACCCTGTGGGAGGTGGCGCAACGGCTCGGCCGACCGGGTCGCGATCCCCGCGAGGGCGTGGCGGCGATCATGGAGGCCAGCGGCCTGTCCACGGCGGCGCTGCGGCCGGGGATGGTGCTGACGGTGCCGGCCGACTGGGTCGGCCGCTGA
- a CDS encoding DUF456 domain-containing protein yields MGATSMRPGEAGWFAAAIGADPGGAPWWLGALASLGIVVGLLGTLVPVLPGLPLVFVSIAGYAVATGFRVISATALGVMLVATVAGMALEYGLGPAAARRRGASRAAFWAAILGGLVGGVTFPPWGIVLGPLAGAVLGELLSGRTWQQALAAGWTTVVGLLVGLLLELGIGLAMAIYFWTRVF; encoded by the coding sequence GTGGGAGCGACGTCCATGCGGCCGGGGGAAGCGGGCTGGTTCGCGGCGGCGATCGGGGCGGATCCCGGCGGGGCGCCCTGGTGGCTGGGCGCCCTGGCCTCGCTGGGCATCGTGGTGGGCCTGCTGGGTACGCTGGTCCCCGTGCTGCCCGGCCTGCCGCTGGTGTTCGTCTCCATCGCCGGCTACGCCGTCGCGACGGGCTTTCGCGTCATCTCCGCGACGGCTTTGGGCGTCATGCTCGTCGCCACCGTGGCGGGGATGGCCCTGGAGTACGGCCTCGGCCCCGCCGCCGCCCGGCGGCGGGGTGCCAGCCGAGCCGCCTTCTGGGCCGCCATTCTGGGGGGCCTCGTCGGGGGCGTCACCTTCCCGCCCTGGGGCATCGTCCTCGGCCCGCTGGCCGGGGCGGTCCTGGGGGAGCTGCTGAGCGGCCGTACGTGGCAGCAGGCGCTGGCCGCGGGCTGGACCACGGTGGTGGGCCTGCTGGTGGGCTTGCTGCTGGAGCTGGGCATCGGGCTGGCGATGGCGATCTACTTCTGGACGCGCGTGTTCTGA
- the miaA gene encoding tRNA (adenosine(37)-N6)-dimethylallyltransferase MiaA: MDPSPAPPLIVIVGPTAVGKTELSLLLAELLPVEVVSADSTQVYRGLDIGTDKVDPAVRRRIPHHLIDIRDPDEPYSVADFRRDAAAAIADIRSRGRFPVLVGGTGYYVTALLFGYEFQPVRPDPALRRRLEEAYERLGPEALHRQLAAVDPQRAAAIHPHDRKRLVRALEIWHQTGQPPSRFVPSRRASPAFDARLYGLTDHRQRVYRAIAARVDRQLARGLVDEVRRLLAAGYGPELPAMQALGYKEIVGYLRGEYDLAEARRRLIRNTRRYAKRQWTWFRHQLPGVRWFHRSQWSLPAIARAIAEEVRGERGGG; encoded by the coding sequence GTGGACCCCTCGCCGGCACCGCCCCTGATCGTCATCGTCGGGCCGACGGCCGTCGGGAAGACGGAGCTCTCGCTGCTGCTGGCTGAGCTGCTGCCGGTGGAGGTGGTGTCGGCCGACTCCACCCAGGTGTATCGCGGTCTCGACATCGGCACCGACAAGGTGGACCCGGCGGTGCGGCGCCGGATCCCCCACCACCTGATCGACATCCGCGACCCGGACGAACCCTACAGCGTGGCCGACTTCCGGCGGGACGCCGCGGCCGCCATCGCGGACATCCGCAGCCGGGGGCGCTTCCCCGTGCTGGTGGGCGGCACGGGGTACTACGTGACCGCCCTGCTCTTCGGGTACGAGTTCCAGCCGGTTCGTCCCGATCCGGCGCTGCGCCGGCGGCTGGAGGAGGCCTACGAGCGGCTGGGGCCCGAGGCCCTGCACCGGCAGCTGGCGGCCGTCGACCCCCAGCGGGCGGCGGCGATCCACCCCCATGACCGCAAGCGCCTGGTGCGGGCGCTGGAGATCTGGCATCAGACGGGCCAGCCGCCGAGCCGGTTCGTCCCGTCCCGGCGCGCGTCGCCGGCCTTCGACGCCCGGCTGTACGGCCTGACCGACCACCGGCAGCGGGTGTACCGCGCCATCGCCGCCCGGGTCGACCGGCAGCTGGCCCGGGGGCTCGTGGACGAGGTCCGGCGGCTGCTGGCGGCGGGCTACGGGCCCGAGCTGCCGGCGATGCAGGCGCTGGGCTACAAGGAGATCGTCGGGTACCTCCGGGGCGAGTACGACCTCGCCGAGGCGCGCCGGCGGCTGATCCGCAACACCCGTCGCTACGCCAAGCGCCAGTGGACCTGGTTTCGCCACCAGCTGCCGGGCGTGCGCTGGTTCCACCGCTCCCAGTGGTCGCTGCCCGCCATCGCGCGGGCCATCGCCGAGGAGGTGCGGGGGGAGCGGGGGGGAGGGTGA
- the lexA gene encoding transcriptional repressor LexA, giving the protein MPALEELTRRQREILEFIKASVRERGYPPSVREIGEAVGLKSTSTVHTYLAQLERKGYIRRDPTKPRAIEVRGEAGVRTRTVAVPLVGQVTAGRPILAVENIEDVLPLPSDLLPEGEVFALRIRGDSMIGAGILDGDYVIVRRQDTAEDGDIVVALLDDEATVKRFYRERDGIRLQPENPAMEPIRVRDVRVLGKVVALLRRMA; this is encoded by the coding sequence GTGCCGGCGTTGGAGGAACTCACCCGCCGTCAGCGGGAGATCCTGGAGTTCATCAAGGCGTCCGTGCGCGAGCGGGGCTACCCGCCGTCGGTGCGCGAGATCGGCGAGGCGGTCGGCTTGAAGAGCACCTCGACGGTCCACACCTATCTCGCCCAACTGGAGCGCAAGGGCTACATCCGACGAGATCCCACGAAGCCGCGGGCCATCGAGGTGCGCGGCGAGGCTGGCGTGCGGACGCGCACCGTGGCGGTGCCCCTGGTCGGTCAGGTGACGGCGGGTCGGCCGATCCTCGCGGTGGAGAACATCGAGGACGTCCTCCCCCTCCCCTCCGACCTCCTGCCGGAAGGCGAGGTCTTCGCCCTTCGCATCCGGGGCGACAGCATGATCGGTGCCGGCATCCTGGACGGGGACTACGTGATCGTGCGCCGCCAGGACACCGCCGAGGACGGCGACATCGTCGTCGCGTTGCTGGACGACGAGGCGACGGTCAAGCGCTTCTACCGCGAGCGCGACGGCATCCGGCTGCAGCCGGAGAATCCGGCGATGGAGCCCATCCGGGTCCGCGACGTCCGCGTCCTGGGAAAGGTGGTGGCGCTGCTCCGCCGGATGGCATGA
- a CDS encoding GTPase domain-containing protein: MRTALIIGQANAGKTLFLLNFARYLGVERAEMTVQAAEGGTFTRSCHVERDRPLLVGDEPHTTRGLQSLAVSLPARKRARVVVLTDSTGLVDGIDEDRHVRLAVAQTLRALRLADAVLHVVDADRVGRQGRAAIAQVEVQIARYLPLRAPYAVLANKMDLPAAAAGLVTIRRVFHGRPVFPISALKRTGFREVRRFVARYV, encoded by the coding sequence GTGAGGACGGCCCTGATCATCGGTCAGGCCAACGCCGGCAAGACCCTCTTCCTGCTGAACTTCGCGCGCTATCTCGGGGTCGAGCGGGCGGAGATGACGGTGCAGGCGGCGGAAGGCGGGACCTTCACCCGGTCCTGCCACGTGGAGCGCGACCGGCCGCTGCTGGTGGGGGACGAGCCCCACACCACCCGCGGCCTGCAGTCGCTGGCGGTGTCGCTGCCCGCCCGCAAGCGGGCCCGGGTCGTCGTGCTGACGGACTCCACAGGGCTGGTGGACGGCATCGACGAGGACCGGCACGTGCGCCTCGCGGTGGCGCAGACCCTCCGGGCGCTGCGCCTGGCGGACGCGGTCCTGCACGTGGTCGACGCCGACCGCGTCGGACGCCAGGGGCGGGCGGCCATCGCCCAGGTGGAGGTCCAGATCGCCCGCTACCTGCCCCTGCGGGCGCCCTACGCCGTCCTGGCCAACAAGATGGACCTGCCCGCGGCCGCGGCGGGCCTCGTCACCATCCGCCGGGTCTTCCACGGGCGGCCCGTGTTCCCCATCTCGGCGCTGAAGCGGACGGGGTTCCGCGAGGTGCGGCGGTTCGTGGCCCGGTACGTGTGA
- a CDS encoding AAA family ATPase — protein MERVVLPHPSRDGRMPPRRDGQLPRRPPQPSSPDEVLRWIEEGRIAPPQAVDYLHRLEREPAPPVTEDERQREREIEAALADLDALIGLHHVKRVIREIRAYVTVRERRSRVGLINEPLTLHMVFTGNPGTGKTTVARILARLLRALGVLEKGHLVEVERADLVGEYIGHTAQKTRHVIHQALGGVLFIDEAYSLARGGEKDFGKEAIDTLVKQMEDHRQRLVVILAGYRQEMAWFLQTNPGLRSRFPIHLTFPDYTVEELVAIAHQMAGQRQYVLDAGAEQRLREILLALPPGFGERSGNARTVRNLIERAIRRQAVRLLERPGAGREELMRLTAADFDPAPGRGEGWP, from the coding sequence ATGGAACGCGTCGTGCTCCCCCACCCCTCCCGGGACGGACGGATGCCACCGCGCCGGGACGGACAGCTGCCGCGGCGGCCGCCGCAACCGTCGTCGCCCGACGAGGTCCTGCGCTGGATCGAGGAGGGGCGCATCGCGCCGCCCCAGGCGGTGGACTACCTGCATCGGCTCGAGCGGGAACCGGCGCCGCCGGTCACCGAGGACGAACGGCAGCGCGAGCGGGAGATCGAGGCGGCCCTGGCCGACCTGGACGCCCTCATCGGCCTCCATCACGTCAAGCGGGTGATCCGGGAGATCCGCGCCTACGTCACGGTGCGCGAGCGCCGCTCCCGGGTCGGCCTGATCAACGAACCCCTGACGCTGCATATGGTCTTTACCGGCAACCCCGGCACCGGCAAGACCACCGTGGCCCGGATCCTGGCCCGACTGCTCCGGGCCCTGGGCGTCCTGGAGAAGGGCCACCTGGTGGAGGTGGAACGGGCGGATCTGGTGGGCGAGTACATCGGCCACACGGCGCAGAAGACCCGCCACGTCATCCACCAGGCCCTGGGCGGGGTGCTGTTCATCGACGAGGCCTACTCCCTGGCCCGGGGCGGCGAGAAGGACTTCGGCAAGGAGGCCATCGACACCCTGGTCAAGCAGATGGAGGATCACCGGCAGCGCCTGGTGGTGATCCTGGCGGGGTACCGGCAGGAGATGGCCTGGTTCCTCCAGACCAACCCGGGCCTCCGCTCCCGATTCCCCATCCACCTGACCTTCCCGGACTACACGGTGGAGGAGCTGGTGGCCATCGCCCACCAGATGGCGGGGCAGCGCCAGTACGTGCTGGATGCCGGCGCGGAGCAGCGCCTGCGGGAGATCCTGCTCGCCCTGCCGCCCGGCTTCGGCGAGCGCTCGGGCAACGCCCGCACCGTGCGCAACCTGATCGAACGGGCCATCCGGCGGCAGGCGGTGCGGCTGCTGGAGCGCCCCGGCGCCGGGCGGGAAGAGCTCATGCGCCTGACCGCGGCGGACTTCGACCCGGCCCCCGGCCGCGGGGAGGGGTGGCCGTGA
- the hflX gene encoding GTPase HflX, with translation MESAGEEAREPMAPGAPATSAVPAASAAAAAGPQDPRTAQERRGPERALLVGVAWGRGGRLSFDERMEELRELARSAGAEVVGEIRQRRGRPDPATLIGPGKVQEVAEARRRLEADVIIFDRNLTPAQQRNLERAIGGKVIDRTQLILDIFAARARTREGQLQVELAQLQYLLPRLVGMGEALSRLGGGIGTRGPGETRLEVDRRRIRGRIAELRRMLSEVRRHRAVQRRGRRRAGIPVVALVGYTNAGKTTLHAALVRRFGEAAGPVTAGRDRLFDTLDPTVRRVVWPGVGPVLVADTVGFIHDLPPQLIAAFRATLEEVLDADLLLHVVDASQPRWPVDVETVEAILDDLGARQPRLLVMNKMDRVPGWGPEANRPPADGPVGGDGRDAPGAGRDAGAVRLSARTGEGLEALAAAVAALLERGRWRVTVWVPYRRPDLRARIHAAGSVLAEEPGPDGWAVTALLPEAEVGRLERSGCRLVTAAGTAAGAAAGAEASS, from the coding sequence ATGGAATCCGCCGGTGAGGAGGCCAGAGAGCCCATGGCGCCGGGCGCGCCTGCGACGTCGGCCGTTCCTGCGGCGTCGGCCGCGGCGGCGGCCGGGCCCCAGGACCCCCGAACGGCCCAGGAGCGCCGCGGCCCCGAGCGCGCCTTGCTGGTCGGCGTCGCCTGGGGGCGAGGGGGACGGCTGTCCTTCGACGAGCGGATGGAGGAACTGCGCGAGCTGGCCCGGTCGGCCGGCGCGGAGGTGGTGGGGGAGATCCGACAGCGCCGCGGTCGACCGGACCCCGCCACCCTGATCGGCCCCGGCAAGGTCCAGGAGGTGGCCGAGGCGCGACGCCGGCTGGAGGCCGACGTGATCATCTTCGACCGCAACCTGACCCCGGCGCAGCAGCGCAACCTGGAGCGGGCCATCGGCGGCAAGGTGATCGACCGGACCCAGTTGATCCTGGACATCTTCGCCGCCCGCGCCCGCACCCGCGAGGGGCAGCTCCAGGTGGAGCTGGCCCAGCTCCAGTACCTGCTGCCGCGCCTGGTGGGCATGGGCGAGGCGCTGTCCCGGCTGGGCGGCGGCATCGGGACCCGCGGTCCCGGCGAGACCCGCCTCGAGGTGGACCGGCGGCGCATCCGCGGGCGCATCGCCGAGCTGCGGCGCATGCTGTCCGAGGTGCGTCGCCACCGCGCCGTGCAACGCCGGGGGCGCCGGCGGGCGGGGATCCCGGTGGTGGCCCTGGTCGGCTACACCAACGCCGGCAAGACCACACTGCACGCCGCCCTGGTGCGGCGCTTCGGGGAGGCCGCCGGCCCCGTGACGGCGGGCCGGGATCGCCTGTTCGACACCCTGGATCCCACGGTGCGGCGGGTCGTCTGGCCCGGCGTGGGTCCCGTCCTGGTGGCGGACACCGTCGGGTTCATCCACGACCTGCCGCCGCAGCTGATCGCTGCCTTCCGCGCCACGCTGGAAGAGGTGCTGGACGCCGACCTCCTGCTCCACGTGGTCGACGCCTCCCAGCCCCGCTGGCCGGTGGACGTGGAGACGGTGGAAGCCATCCTCGACGACCTCGGCGCGCGGCAACCCCGGCTCCTGGTGATGAACAAGATGGACCGGGTGCCGGGCTGGGGACCCGAGGCGAACCGGCCACCCGCCGACGGTCCCGTGGGTGGCGACGGCCGGGATGCGCCGGGGGCCGGCCGGGATGCCGGTGCGGTCCGCCTGTCCGCGCGCACCGGCGAGGGGCTGGAGGCCCTGGCCGCGGCGGTCGCCGCCCTCCTCGAGCGGGGACGGTGGCGCGTGACGGTGTGGGTGCCCTACCGTCGCCCGGATCTGAGGGCGCGCATCCACGCCGCCGGCTCCGTCCTGGCGGAGGAACCCGGCCCCGACGGGTGGGCGGTGACGGCGCTCCTCCCGGAGGCGGAGGTGGGTCGGCTGGAGCGGTCCGGCTGCCGCCTCGTAACCGCCGCCGGCACCGCCGCCGGCGCCGCGGCCGGGGCGGAGGCCTCCTCGTGA